The region CGGCGGCCGGGCCGACACCGGACCGACCCATCCGGCCCTGCCATGCCTCCGGTTGACGTAACCCCGCGCGCGAGCGATCCCCTGTCCACACAAGGTGATCGATATGAAGCACAAGGTATCCGCGGCCCTGGCCGCAGGCGCGGCCATCGTGGCCGCGGCGATAGCACTGGGCTCACCGCCCAGTGCCGTCGCCATACCTACCGCGCCCGGGAGCTCACCGAGCGGCCCGTGCGCGCTGCGCGGCATCAGCGACGACGTCGCCGAATCCGCCTACACCCCGGCCGGCTACGCCCGCTCGTCCGGCACCGTCAGGGCGCTCACCCTCTTCATCGACTTCCCGGACGCCCCCGCCACCCTGTCCCCCCGCGCCCGCTTCGCCGAATTCTTCCCGGCCGCGACGGACTACTTCCGCACCAGCTCGTACGGCAGGCTGACCTACCACCCCATGCCGCTGTTCCGGTGGATCCACATGTCCCGCCCGCTCGAGGCGTACGGCATCGGGCGGGGCGCCAACTTCGACCCGGCCTCCGACGACGGCTATCACGCCCTCTCCCGGGAGCTCGTCCGCGCCGTCGACCCGGTCGTCGACTTCCGCGACTACGACGTCATCAACGTCATCGCCACCCCCAACGCGGGCCCGCCCGCGACCCGTACGGTCCTGTCGGTCACCTTCAGCGGCGGCGACATGGGGCTGAAGACCTCCGACGGGGTGCCGTTCCGGAATGCGTCCTTCATCTGGAGCCGGCAGACCGGGGTGAGCGCCTTCCGTGTCCTCAACCACGAGAACGCCCACAGCTTCGGCCTGCCCGACCTCTACTACACCGACAACCGCGACGCCCCGCCCGCGGTGGGGCACTGGGACCCGATGGACGAGGACTGGGGGCCGAGCAACGACTTCGTCGGCTGGCACAAGTGGAAGCTCGGCTGGCTGTCCGCCGATCAGGTGCACTGCGCCCCACGCCACGGGACGCCCGGCGAACACACCCTCACCCCGATCTCCACGCCCGGCGGCACCAAGATCGTCGTCGTCCCGACCTCGTCCCGCACCGCCCTGGTCGTCGAGGCCCGCACCCGCAGCCCGCTCGACCCCGCCGTCTGCCGCCCCGGGATCCTCGTCTACCGCGTCGCCACCGACGTCCCCTCGGGCCGCGGCCCGCTCCGCATCGTGGACGCCACACCCCACAGCGGCGGCTGCTACCGGGACAACAAATACGTCGACCCGGAACTCACCGACGCCACCTTCCTCCCCGGCGACACCTACACGGACCGCCGCAGCGGGGCCGCCGTCACCGTCCTGACGGAGAACCCGGACGGCACCTATCGCGTACGGGTGACACCTGCCCGCGACTAGGGCGTGTCCGCAAAGTCCCGTCGTCTGCCCGGAGGGCGTGGCTCGCGGCGTCTGGTGCGTGCGCTCGCAAGGCGGAGGGTCGTCCTCGCAGTGGGCCTACGTGGACGATCCCGACAACGCAGCGAGCGTGCGTGCCTGGGGGCACCTCCCAGCGGTAGCTGGGGGAGCGCCGCGAGCCAGGCGGGACTTTGCGGACACGCCCTAAGGGCGGGCATCCGTACGGAGGACACCAGCGCGCACCCGGCCAGGGCGGGCATCGCGTACGAGCGCCCCCGGCACCCGCCCGGCGCGGACGGGAGCCGTGTACGAGCGCCCCGCGGCACGGGCGCGCCCCCCGGCGTCAGCGGGCACCACCCGGCGTCAGTCGAGCTCCGGGTCGCCCTCCTCCCGCCAGTGCCGCCGCCCGATGCTGATCAGCCGCAGCTGCCTGCGCGCCACCCGCACCACCTGCTCGGCCGCCCCCTCGTCCCCGTCCGCCTCGGCGTCGAGCAGCGCCGCGGCCGTCGTCACCAGCCGGTCCACGTACAGCTCCGCCAGCATCCGCACATCGTCATCGCGCCAGCCCTCCGACACCGGCTGGGACTTGAGCGCCGCCGCGACCTCCTCCGCGAACCGGTCCAGCTCATCCGCGATGGCCTGCCGCACGGCCCGTACACCGCCGTGCCGTTCGCGCGCCACAAATCTGATGTGCAGCGGATAGCGCCGCACGTGCTGCTCGACGACCGCGACCGTACGGTCGATCCGCTCCTCGGCCCCGTCCTGCTCGGCGAGGATCGCCCGCACCATCACATGCAGGCTGCCCAGCGCCTCCTCGACGAGCGCGACGCCCAGTTCCCCCATGTCCCGGAAGTGCCGGTAGAACGCGGTCGGGGCGATCCCCACCATCCGCGTCACCTCCCGCAACCCCAGGCTGCTCAGACTCTGCTCCTCCAGCAGGCCGAGCGCCGCGTCGAGCAACGCCTGACGGGTCTTCTGTTTCTGGGCCTGCCGGACTCCAAGGCTGTGACTGTGACTCATGTCATCCAGTAAACAACCGTTCTCTGAACTACTCCACCCGTGGGCAGTCGTAGACTGAAGGAACTGAGTGAACAACTGTCCTCTGGAATCGGAAAGGAAGATCATGCTCTTCCTCGTCGCAGCCCTCCTCCTGATGGGGATCATGCTGGGCACCGCGGCACATCTCCCCGTCCCCGTCACCCTCGTCGCGGCCGCCGTCATCGCCGGCTGGCTGCTCGTCTTCTTCCTCCGCGAACGCCGCCACCACGCCGAGGTGACCTCCCGATGACCACGCTCAGCGAAGCCGCCCGGACGACCTCGCCCGCACCGGCCCCCGAGCCCCAGGCCCCCCACCGGCCCACCTCCCGCCTCCGCTCCCACGCGGACGGCATGGCCGTGGCCTCCTTCATCCTCGGCCTGCTCGGCACCCTGGTCCTCAACATCGTTCTCGGCCCCTGTGCCCTGATCCTCGGCGGCCTGTCCCTGGCCCGCGGCACCACCCGCCGCGGCCGCGCCCTCCTGGGCCTCGCCCTCGGCACCGCCGACCTCCTCCTCCTGGCCCTCCTCACCACCACGGACGGCACCATCAGCTGGCACATCGGCGGCTGACACCACCCCGTGGCCGAGGCCGCGAAAACCGGCCCCACGGCCGACACGCTGCCGATGGCGGTGGTCGCACCCCGACCACCGCCATCGGCATCTGCATCGCCGCGCCCTGCCGCTTGCCCCTGCCCCTGCCCCTGCCCCTGCCCCTGCCCACCGTCGAGGTCGGGTGCGCGTGCCCCCACCCGCCCCCGGCGATAGCGCATGGAACCGCCGGAATCGGTGTATCCCCCTGATGTCGGCGCAAGCTGCCGGAGGCAGGCCATCGGCCCGCCACTACGGAGCCGAGCGCGATGCCGGACGAGGAGAGGGGCAGGCACATGGCCGACGACACGGACGCGGCGGATGCGGCGGATGTGGCGGATGCGAGGGACGCGGGGGACACGGCAGACGCGGCGAAGCAGCCAAGCCCGAAGACCGCTTCGGGGGCCGGGGCCGGGGCGGGGGCGCACGCGCGTCATGCGGTGGTGATCGGGGGTGGCCTGGCCGGCCTGCTGTGCGCCCACATCCTTGCGCGCCACGCGAAGGAGGTCACGCTTGTCGAGCGCGACCGCTTCCCGGCGGAGGGGCACGACCGCCCCGGCGTGCCGCAGGGCCGGCACCCCCACATCCTTCTGGAGAGCGGCCAGCAGGCGTTGGACAGTCTCTTACCCGGCTTCACCGACCAATTGAAGGCCGCGGGCTCGCCTCGCGTGGGGTTGCCCGCGGACATGGTCCAGTGGCAGGACCGCTGGTTCGCACGGCTTCCCGCCACCCAGACCATGTTCACCGGCTCGCGTGCCCAGCTGGAGCAGCTGGTGCGGGAGCGGGTGTTCGCCGACCCCGCGATCCGTGCCGTCGAAGCCACCGACGTCGTCGGCTTGACGGGGGATGCCGCGCGGGTCCGAGGTGTGGTGCTGCGCGAGCGCGGCCACGGCACTCGGCGCGAACTGCCCGCGGACCTGGTCGTCGACGCGTCCGGGCGCGGCTCGCACGCCGCGCGCTGGCTGACCGGAATCGGGGCGGATCCCGCCCGGGAAGAGCGGCTCGACACCGGGCTCGCCTACGCCTCCCGCGTCTACCGCCATCCCCACGGCGAGCTCACGCCCGACGACGTGGCGGGCCGGGAGGACGCGCGGCGCACCGACGCATCGGCCTACTACGTCTTCCCCACCCCGGCTCGCCCCAGCGGCGGAGGCATCCTTCCTGTGGAAGGGGGGCGCCACCTGGCCATCCTCTTCGGGCTGCGCGGCGACGAACCGCCCACCGACGAGGAGGGGTTCACCCGGTACGCCGCAACGCGCCTGCCGCACCCCTTCATCCACGACTGGCTGTCGGACGCCGAACCGCTCTCCCCCGTCCACGGCTTCCGCAACACCGCCAACGTCCGGCGCCGCTACGACCGCCCGGGCCGGCGCCCTGCCGGGTTCCTCGCCGTCGGTGACGCGCTGTGCACCTTCAACCCGATCTACGGGCAGGGCATGGCCGTCGCCGCCATGAGTGCCGTGGCCCTGCGCGACGCCCTGGCGGACCCCCGCCGCACACCGACGACCCTGCGCGTCCAGCGGGCGCTCCTGAACGCCTCGCGGCAGGCATGGGAGATCTCGGCCGGGGCCGACAAATCGATGCCGGGAGCAGTCGGCGACAGGACCATGACGCGGACACGGCTGACGCAGCGCCCCGCCAACTGGTACCTCAAGCGAGTTCAGGAGCAGTACGCCACCGAGCCCGTCGTCGCCGCTGCCTTCCGCTCCGTACTCAGCCTCTCGTCCCCCTTCACCGCCCTGTTCGCCCCGGGCATCGCCCGCCTGGTCCTCCTGCGCCCCGCCCCTCCCGCACCCACGACCCCACCGTTGCGCCGACCCTCCCAAGACGCCGGCTGACCTTCCTGCCAGTCAGAACAGCTACAGGCAGCGGCCGACCACAACAGCAACCACCGACCACACTCACGATCATGAACGAGCCGAGGCGCCCACCACACCCCAGTCCCATCCGCTACCCTGTCTGGAACCGCCGCTCGCGGCGGTCCGCTCTTGCCGGGAACAGGATGAATCATCACCAAAAGCATTCGTCCCCACCCTGCGCAAGCCCCGCCTCCGTAGCTCAGGGGATAGAGCACCGCTCTCCTAAAGCGGGTGTCGCAGGTTCGAATCCTGCCGGGGGCACCAGGCAAAAGGCCCCGGACCGATCATGGTCCGGGGCCTTTTGACGGCAGTCCCCTCGGCCGATGCCCGGAGCACATCCGGATCTTCCGCAAGAACACATCGTCCGCCACCCGGACCACGCGTGCGCCTCCGCGCAGGGTCCCGGCCGCCGGCGCCCTGCGACCGCTGCGCGACCCGGACGCGCCGGAGCTGGACGACGACGAGGCCGAGGAGTAAGCACGTTGATCGGCGGCTACGCGGTGCCCTCGATCTCGGCCCGTAGGTGGACGGCGAGAGCGCGGACCTCTTTGCTCGGGGTGAGCAGTACGACGTCCTCGGCCTCCGCCAGGCCCAACCAGACCCAGGCTCGGCGTAGCCGACCGCGAAGCGCGCGTGGTCGGTGTTGTCACGCATGGAGGAGGACGAGCGCGGACGCGGCCCCGGGCGGCGGCCAGGCAGGGAGAAAATGACCTGTGAGCGGCTACTTGTTCTCCGGGGGCAGGTTGAAGCCTTCCCGGTCGAATGCCCGCCAGCGATCCTCGTACGACCGCTCAGTGTTCGCGGGCGCTGCCGTCCGGGTGGCCTCGGTCACCTCGTCGGTGCCGTAGGCGTACTCCGTGGACTCACGGTTGTACGTCGGGCTGTACAGCTTGACGGCGTACAGGTTCTCGTCGGCGTTCGCGGACGTGACCTCGCGGACGATTCCGTCGAGGTACTGCACCCCGGTGCCGACGTGCCCGCGCTTGGTGACGATGCGGACGATCTTGTCGGGGTCGGGCTGGAGGTCTTGGACCTGCACGGCGTTCTCCTTCGCGTTCTTGTCCTTGGTCCGCCGTCAGGCGGTGACGTCAGCCAGGCGTGCCGACATCAGGTGGCACTGTTGATCATCGGTCGGCAGGCGTCTTTCCGCCCGTCCGACCGGTGCTGGCTCATCCGAATGAGTGGCGGCGCACCCTCCGGCCGGAAAAACCGTCAATCTTCGGGACGGCGGACTGAACCAGTGCCTGTTTCTGAACCCTGCACGAGCAGGTCAGAGGCCATCGGCCCGAAATGAAAACTTTTGCGTACGCGTTTGGGGAACGGTCACAGCGACCGCCCCCCAAACGGAGGGGAAGGTCAGACGGAGTACCGGTCGATCCTGAGGACCCAGTTCTGAAGGCCCGCTGTGGTGATGGTGGCGCTCGGGTCGACCACGACC is a window of Streptomyces caniferus DNA encoding:
- a CDS encoding M6 family metalloprotease domain-containing protein, whose amino-acid sequence is MKHKVSAALAAGAAIVAAAIALGSPPSAVAIPTAPGSSPSGPCALRGISDDVAESAYTPAGYARSSGTVRALTLFIDFPDAPATLSPRARFAEFFPAATDYFRTSSYGRLTYHPMPLFRWIHMSRPLEAYGIGRGANFDPASDDGYHALSRELVRAVDPVVDFRDYDVINVIATPNAGPPATRTVLSVTFSGGDMGLKTSDGVPFRNASFIWSRQTGVSAFRVLNHENAHSFGLPDLYYTDNRDAPPAVGHWDPMDEDWGPSNDFVGWHKWKLGWLSADQVHCAPRHGTPGEHTLTPISTPGGTKIVVVPTSSRTALVVEARTRSPLDPAVCRPGILVYRVATDVPSGRGPLRIVDATPHSGGCYRDNKYVDPELTDATFLPGDTYTDRRSGAAVTVLTENPDGTYRVRVTPARD
- a CDS encoding TetR family transcriptional regulator; the protein is MSHSHSLGVRQAQKQKTRQALLDAALGLLEEQSLSSLGLREVTRMVGIAPTAFYRHFRDMGELGVALVEEALGSLHVMVRAILAEQDGAEERIDRTVAVVEQHVRRYPLHIRFVARERHGGVRAVRQAIADELDRFAEEVAAALKSQPVSEGWRDDDVRMLAELYVDRLVTTAAALLDAEADGDEGAAEQVVRVARRQLRLISIGRRHWREEGDPELD
- a CDS encoding FAD-dependent oxidoreductase — translated: MADDTDAADAADVADARDAGDTADAAKQPSPKTASGAGAGAGAHARHAVVIGGGLAGLLCAHILARHAKEVTLVERDRFPAEGHDRPGVPQGRHPHILLESGQQALDSLLPGFTDQLKAAGSPRVGLPADMVQWQDRWFARLPATQTMFTGSRAQLEQLVRERVFADPAIRAVEATDVVGLTGDAARVRGVVLRERGHGTRRELPADLVVDASGRGSHAARWLTGIGADPAREERLDTGLAYASRVYRHPHGELTPDDVAGREDARRTDASAYYVFPTPARPSGGGILPVEGGRHLAILFGLRGDEPPTDEEGFTRYAATRLPHPFIHDWLSDAEPLSPVHGFRNTANVRRRYDRPGRRPAGFLAVGDALCTFNPIYGQGMAVAAMSAVALRDALADPRRTPTTLRVQRALLNASRQAWEISAGADKSMPGAVGDRTMTRTRLTQRPANWYLKRVQEQYATEPVVAAAFRSVLSLSSPFTALFAPGIARLVLLRPAPPAPTTPPLRRPSQDAG